A section of the Osmia lignaria lignaria isolate PbOS001 chromosome 16, iyOsmLign1, whole genome shotgun sequence genome encodes:
- the LOC117601014 gene encoding uncharacterized protein LOC117601014 isoform X3 encodes MSNQICLKWNSFLNNIATSFESLWEEEGLVDVTLASDGQCLTAHKVILSASSPFFKKVFQTNPCQHPVIILQDVHFSELEALLIFIYKGEVNIEQKNLPALLKAAETLQIRGLSGGDIFAKESYKRLAELEQAVEESVVTAKEETSRKKQKLNKHQNSILESALTPRISQLEGTDESTTSDQGKKEGDYPLPKNMLQNPIYQRLEMKIEPIETAVDNAQKQPATDKDPAERLDTCQSDGNQGSGNSPAEDISGLSGLSGLTGFSDVKPLLYAYQQLPYADLLPSPEIISTWASSRPMDHLACDLMKILFTPEERILCNVNGKMGKQQFDSNKIHLIREVLLHFSGIAPNSVEWEETWKNCVTKIDTSNRGLKRYLFQRRSVYTQ; translated from the exons ATGTCAAATCAAATATGTCTAAAATGGAACAGTTTTTTAAACAACATCGCCACGAGCTTCGAAAGCCTTTGGGAAGAAGAAGGTCTGGTGGATGTGACATTGGCAAGCGATGGACAGTGTCTTACGGCGCATAAAGTGATTCTCTCGGCTAGCAGTCCTTTTTTCAAGAAAGTTTTCCAG ACAAATCCCTGTCAACATCCTGTTATAATACTTCAAGATGTGCACTTCAGCGAATTGGAAGCATtacttatatttatatataaaggGGAGGTAAATATAGAGCAGAAAAATTTACCAGCCCTGTTGAAAGCTGCAGAGACCTTGCAAATTCGTGGGCTTTCCGGGGGAGATATATTTGCTAAAGAATCGTATAAAAGATTAGCAGAACTGGAGCAGGCAGTGGAAGAAAGTGTGGTAACAGCTAAGGAAGAAACTTCAAGAAAGAAACAGAAACTTAATAAACATCAAAATTCTATATTAGAATCAGCATTGACACCTAGAATATCACAGTTAGAAGGGACAGATGAGTCCACAACCAGTGATCAAGGTAAAAAAGAAGGGGATTATCCTCTTCCAAAGAACATGCTTCAAAATCCAATTTATCAGCGTTTGGAAATGAAA ATAGAACCAATAGAAACAGCAGTGGACAATGCTCAGAAACAGCCAGCAACAGATAAAGATCCAGCTGAAAGATTGGACACTTGTCAAAGTGATGGAAATCAAG GGTCTGGGAACAGCCCTGCTGAAGACATTTCCGGTTTATCTGGGTTATCCGGCCTAACTGGATTCTCGGACGTGAAGCCGCTGCTGTACGCGTATCAGCAGCTACCTTACGCCGATCTTCTGCCAAGTCCGGAGATTATCTCAACCTGGGCATCCTCCCGACCGATGGATCATTTGGCCTGTGACCTTATGAAGATTCTCTTTACCCCGGAGGAGAGGATTCTTTGTAACGTGAACGGCAAGATGGGGAAACAGCAGTTCGATAGTAACAAAATACATTTGATAAGGGAAGTTCTGTTGCACTTTAGCGGTATTGCACCGAACAGCGTCGAATGGGAGGAGACGTGGAAAAATTGCGTGACTAAGATCGATACAAGCAATAGGGGTTTGAAAAGGTATCTGTTCCAAAGGCGGTCGGTTTACACTCAATGA
- the LOC117601010 gene encoding uncharacterized protein LOC117601010 isoform X1, which produces MPKENKSTSRRNRRQCSEVDNEAAASSVRDSLKTVTSSKRYSPFPREIPRKDLKTKQENMMPSIEVLHSMSGGIIESGIKYILFPLHLLRFCIFGTSTKPIASEKPAEPSRKRDEAEKEEKKVKEREEKKTPREATSIKSSEKSGRSKSDRDLVDERKDAVSCVKNSKEKRSRDKDESADEMVTAEEDSDSSGEQWSTANNTLAMNMSIDYDNLDRTMSHRASEEPMDVSMEELHYDKTHIPLNLPRDYRVTEKQFQNNKENIASKMNVEEQDSNSSVDEEISRIFQKQCTSSEDEFTSSFVKSSSFKREKTMQNNFLYYKTNSTVAIHSKKKPEGNAKEYKKKQPSDFSINSKRRKVSHEEDKNERESERRSGNKVREEKRSSRHDTPSKHESRASRTTAKNKETKRNDVKYKEIATQTDSAFSDDDVEMTPIDAKLCNKRTSRRLHFNIMKDKNVERELNYVADTEDSNDGLPKIIRKRISRSSTSSSSTDLGFDERALTTPDVDIVIGRSRTNSLDNTNNFRTRSRPPPGFPELPQNPPLLPYIGNSSKHFIVPRPNPDCPNCSIVPPAPSPMRHLYYDYPEFMDLPVNVSSSKILNNILRNNYYR; this is translated from the exons ATGCCGAAGGAAAATAAAAGCACAAGCAGAAGAAACAGGCGTCAGTGCTCGGAAGTCGATAAC GAAGCTGCGGCGTCCAGTGTAAGAGACTCGTTGAAAACCGTGACCAGCAGTAAGCGGTACAGCCCGTTCCCACGAGAAATACCAAGGAAAGATTTGAAAACGAAACAAGAAAACATGATGCCATCGATCGAAGTTCTTCATTCGATGAGCGGAGGCATCATCGAGAGTGGTATCAAATACATTCTCTTCCCTCTGCATCTTTTACGTTTCTGTATATTTGGAACGAGCACGAAACCCATCGCGTCCGAAAAGCCCGCAGAACCCAGCAGGAAACGCGATGAagcagaaaaagaagagaagaaagtaaAGGAGCGTGAAGAAAAGAAGACGCCGAGAGAAGCTACCAGTATCAAGTCTTCGGAAAAGTCTGGTAGATCCAAGTCTGATCGCGATTTGGTGGATGAAAGAAAAGACGCAGTATCATGTGTGAAAAAttcgaaagaaaagagaagccgTGACAAGGATGAATCCGCTGACGAAATGGTAACCGCCGAAGAAGATTCCGATTCCTCTGGTGAACAATGGAGCACCGCGAATAACACATTGGCAATGAACATGTCGATAGATTACGATAATCTCGATAGAACTATGTCGCACAGGGCGTCGGAAGAACCTATGGATGTATCAATGGAGGAACTACATTATGACAAGACGCATATCCCGCTGAACCTACCGCGGGATTATCGAGTGACtgaaaaacaatttcaaaataaCAAAGAGAATATAGCTTCGAAGATGAACGTCGAGGAGCAAGATAGCAATTCATCCGTGGATGAAGAAATTTCCCGGATCTTTCAAAAGCAATGCACCTCCTCGGAGGACGAGTTTACTTCCTCGTTTGTTAAATCGTCCTCTTTCAAACGCGAGAAAACGATgcagaataattttctttattacaaGACCAATTCCACGGTTGCGATTCATTCGAAGAAAAAGCCAGAGGGTAACGCGAAGGAGTATAAGAAGAAACAACCGTCGGATTTTAGCATTAATAGTAAAAGAAGGAAAGTGTCTCACGAGGAAGATAAAAATGAGAGAGAAAGCGAACGCAGGAGTGGAAATAAAGTTCGTGAAGAAAAACGAAGTTCTCGGCACGACACTCCGAGTAAACATGAATCGCGAGCTTCGAGGACAACGGCGAAGAAtaaagaaacgaaacggaatgatgtgaaatataaagaaatagcCACGCAAACGGACAGCGCATTTTCGGACGATGATGTTGAAATGACTCCCATTGACGCGAAACTTTGCAACAAACGTACAAGTCGCAGGTTGCATTTTAATATCATGAAG GATAAAAACGTGGAACGAGAATTGAATTACGTAGCAGACACTGAAGACTCCAACGATGGATTGCCGAAAATTATACGTAAACGAATATCACGTTCCAGTACATCATCGTCGTCGACGGATCTTGGTTTTGACGAGCGTGCGTTAACAACCCCAGATGTGGATATCGTGATTGGACGATCGCGTACGAACTCATTGGATAATACGAATAATTTTCGAACGCGTTCTCGTCCTCCGCCTGGCTTTCCGGAATTACCTCAGAATCCACCGTTATTGCCTTACATCGGTAACAGTTCCAAACATTTTATAGTGCCACGACCAAACCCTGATTGTCCTAACTGTTCGATTGTGCCGCCAGCACCTTCGCCTATGAGACATCTCTATTATGACTATCCTGAATTTATGGACTTACCTGTCAATGTTAGTTCTTCGAAgatcttaaataatattttgaggAACAACTACTACCGGTGA
- the LOC117601014 gene encoding uncharacterized protein LOC117601014 isoform X2: MITDTSLLLSPPDRNTLPLWILAFWTPSSTNPCQHPVIILQDVHFSELEALLIFIYKGEVNIEQKNLPALLKAAETLQIRGLSGGDIFAKESYKRLAELEQAVEESVVTAKEETSRKKQKLNKHQNSILESALTPRISQLEGTDESTTSDQGKKEGDYPLPKNMLQNPIYQRLEMKIEPIETAVDNAQKQPATDKDPAERLDTCQSDGNQGSSKPSATAIADARETSTPSPEPRASRPPIILERTPPWNTSRTTEALYSSNRSYSEPTLDQQESTNVTMEQDSRFLRSVFPTCPGTAGSSDLPEETVQGTAAYPPFPCPFCDRTYTSWGFRRRHIKAVHTISPSLNCKWCLQVLPTHADWRRHVILAHNLSAKDADNGLLILGEAHMVLQNVRPTRLHALVNIIKQNSQQNNNQDNNPQADKD, from the exons ATGATTACTGACACTTCGCTCTTGCTATCACCACCGGACAGAAATACTCTGCCACTTTGGATACTCGCTTTCTGGACACCGAGCAGT ACAAATCCCTGTCAACATCCTGTTATAATACTTCAAGATGTGCACTTCAGCGAATTGGAAGCATtacttatatttatatataaaggGGAGGTAAATATAGAGCAGAAAAATTTACCAGCCCTGTTGAAAGCTGCAGAGACCTTGCAAATTCGTGGGCTTTCCGGGGGAGATATATTTGCTAAAGAATCGTATAAAAGATTAGCAGAACTGGAGCAGGCAGTGGAAGAAAGTGTGGTAACAGCTAAGGAAGAAACTTCAAGAAAGAAACAGAAACTTAATAAACATCAAAATTCTATATTAGAATCAGCATTGACACCTAGAATATCACAGTTAGAAGGGACAGATGAGTCCACAACCAGTGATCAAGGTAAAAAAGAAGGGGATTATCCTCTTCCAAAGAACATGCTTCAAAATCCAATTTATCAGCGTTTGGAAATGAAA ATAGAACCAATAGAAACAGCAGTGGACAATGCTCAGAAACAGCCAGCAACAGATAAAGATCCAGCTGAAAGATTGGACACTTGTCAAAGTGATGGAAATCAAG GATCTTCAAAGCCGAGCGCAACCGCGATCGCCGATGCTCGAGAGACATCGACGCCTTCGCCAGAGCCACGAGCATCGAGACCTCCGATAATCCTCGAACGAACTCCACCTTGGAACACCTCTCGAACCACAGAGGCACTTTATTCATCGAATCGTTCGTATTCGGAGCCAACGTTGGATCAACAGGAATCTACAAACGTTACGATGGAACAGGACTCCAGATTTCTCCGTTCCGTGTTTCCAACTTGTCCCGGAACTGCTGGCAGTTCAGACTTGCCGGAAGAGACTGTACAAGGTACTGCCGCGTATCCACCGTTTCCTTGTCCCTTCTGCGATAGGACGTACACGAGCTGGGGCTTTCGACGAAGACACATCAAAGCCGTCCACACGATTTCACCGTCGCTTAATTGCAAATGGTGTCTCCAG GTTCTCCCTACGCATGCGGATTGGAGGCGCCATGTAATATTGGCACACAATCTTTCAGCTAAGGATGCTGATAATGGCCTGTTAATTTTGGGGGAAGCTCACATGGTGCTCCAAAATGTGCGTCCCACACGGTTGCACGCCTTagttaatataattaaacagaATTCTCAACAGAACAATAATCAGGATAATAATCCTCAGGCTGATAAAGATTGA
- the LOC117601014 gene encoding uncharacterized protein LOC117601014 isoform X1 → MSNQICLKWNSFLNNIATSFESLWEEEGLVDVTLASDGQCLTAHKVILSASSPFFKKVFQTNPCQHPVIILQDVHFSELEALLIFIYKGEVNIEQKNLPALLKAAETLQIRGLSGGDIFAKESYKRLAELEQAVEESVVTAKEETSRKKQKLNKHQNSILESALTPRISQLEGTDESTTSDQGKKEGDYPLPKNMLQNPIYQRLEMKIEPIETAVDNAQKQPATDKDPAERLDTCQSDGNQGSSKPSATAIADARETSTPSPEPRASRPPIILERTPPWNTSRTTEALYSSNRSYSEPTLDQQESTNVTMEQDSRFLRSVFPTCPGTAGSSDLPEETVQGTAAYPPFPCPFCDRTYTSWGFRRRHIKAVHTISPSLNCKWCLQVLPTHADWRRHVILAHNLSAKDADNGLLILGEAHMVLQNVRPTRLHALVNIIKQNSQQNNNQDNNPQADKD, encoded by the exons ATGTCAAATCAAATATGTCTAAAATGGAACAGTTTTTTAAACAACATCGCCACGAGCTTCGAAAGCCTTTGGGAAGAAGAAGGTCTGGTGGATGTGACATTGGCAAGCGATGGACAGTGTCTTACGGCGCATAAAGTGATTCTCTCGGCTAGCAGTCCTTTTTTCAAGAAAGTTTTCCAG ACAAATCCCTGTCAACATCCTGTTATAATACTTCAAGATGTGCACTTCAGCGAATTGGAAGCATtacttatatttatatataaaggGGAGGTAAATATAGAGCAGAAAAATTTACCAGCCCTGTTGAAAGCTGCAGAGACCTTGCAAATTCGTGGGCTTTCCGGGGGAGATATATTTGCTAAAGAATCGTATAAAAGATTAGCAGAACTGGAGCAGGCAGTGGAAGAAAGTGTGGTAACAGCTAAGGAAGAAACTTCAAGAAAGAAACAGAAACTTAATAAACATCAAAATTCTATATTAGAATCAGCATTGACACCTAGAATATCACAGTTAGAAGGGACAGATGAGTCCACAACCAGTGATCAAGGTAAAAAAGAAGGGGATTATCCTCTTCCAAAGAACATGCTTCAAAATCCAATTTATCAGCGTTTGGAAATGAAA ATAGAACCAATAGAAACAGCAGTGGACAATGCTCAGAAACAGCCAGCAACAGATAAAGATCCAGCTGAAAGATTGGACACTTGTCAAAGTGATGGAAATCAAG GATCTTCAAAGCCGAGCGCAACCGCGATCGCCGATGCTCGAGAGACATCGACGCCTTCGCCAGAGCCACGAGCATCGAGACCTCCGATAATCCTCGAACGAACTCCACCTTGGAACACCTCTCGAACCACAGAGGCACTTTATTCATCGAATCGTTCGTATTCGGAGCCAACGTTGGATCAACAGGAATCTACAAACGTTACGATGGAACAGGACTCCAGATTTCTCCGTTCCGTGTTTCCAACTTGTCCCGGAACTGCTGGCAGTTCAGACTTGCCGGAAGAGACTGTACAAGGTACTGCCGCGTATCCACCGTTTCCTTGTCCCTTCTGCGATAGGACGTACACGAGCTGGGGCTTTCGACGAAGACACATCAAAGCCGTCCACACGATTTCACCGTCGCTTAATTGCAAATGGTGTCTCCAG GTTCTCCCTACGCATGCGGATTGGAGGCGCCATGTAATATTGGCACACAATCTTTCAGCTAAGGATGCTGATAATGGCCTGTTAATTTTGGGGGAAGCTCACATGGTGCTCCAAAATGTGCGTCCCACACGGTTGCACGCCTTagttaatataattaaacagaATTCTCAACAGAACAATAATCAGGATAATAATCCTCAGGCTGATAAAGATTGA
- the LOC117601010 gene encoding uncharacterized protein LOC117601010 isoform X2 has protein sequence MMPSIEVLHSMSGGIIESGIKYILFPLHLLRFCIFGTSTKPIASEKPAEPSRKRDEAEKEEKKVKEREEKKTPREATSIKSSEKSGRSKSDRDLVDERKDAVSCVKNSKEKRSRDKDESADEMVTAEEDSDSSGEQWSTANNTLAMNMSIDYDNLDRTMSHRASEEPMDVSMEELHYDKTHIPLNLPRDYRVTEKQFQNNKENIASKMNVEEQDSNSSVDEEISRIFQKQCTSSEDEFTSSFVKSSSFKREKTMQNNFLYYKTNSTVAIHSKKKPEGNAKEYKKKQPSDFSINSKRRKVSHEEDKNERESERRSGNKVREEKRSSRHDTPSKHESRASRTTAKNKETKRNDVKYKEIATQTDSAFSDDDVEMTPIDAKLCNKRTSRRLHFNIMKDKNVERELNYVADTEDSNDGLPKIIRKRISRSSTSSSSTDLGFDERALTTPDVDIVIGRSRTNSLDNTNNFRTRSRPPPGFPELPQNPPLLPYIGNSSKHFIVPRPNPDCPNCSIVPPAPSPMRHLYYDYPEFMDLPVNVSSSKILNNILRNNYYR, from the exons ATGATGCCATCGATCGAAGTTCTTCATTCGATGAGCGGAGGCATCATCGAGAGTGGTATCAAATACATTCTCTTCCCTCTGCATCTTTTACGTTTCTGTATATTTGGAACGAGCACGAAACCCATCGCGTCCGAAAAGCCCGCAGAACCCAGCAGGAAACGCGATGAagcagaaaaagaagagaagaaagtaaAGGAGCGTGAAGAAAAGAAGACGCCGAGAGAAGCTACCAGTATCAAGTCTTCGGAAAAGTCTGGTAGATCCAAGTCTGATCGCGATTTGGTGGATGAAAGAAAAGACGCAGTATCATGTGTGAAAAAttcgaaagaaaagagaagccgTGACAAGGATGAATCCGCTGACGAAATGGTAACCGCCGAAGAAGATTCCGATTCCTCTGGTGAACAATGGAGCACCGCGAATAACACATTGGCAATGAACATGTCGATAGATTACGATAATCTCGATAGAACTATGTCGCACAGGGCGTCGGAAGAACCTATGGATGTATCAATGGAGGAACTACATTATGACAAGACGCATATCCCGCTGAACCTACCGCGGGATTATCGAGTGACtgaaaaacaatttcaaaataaCAAAGAGAATATAGCTTCGAAGATGAACGTCGAGGAGCAAGATAGCAATTCATCCGTGGATGAAGAAATTTCCCGGATCTTTCAAAAGCAATGCACCTCCTCGGAGGACGAGTTTACTTCCTCGTTTGTTAAATCGTCCTCTTTCAAACGCGAGAAAACGATgcagaataattttctttattacaaGACCAATTCCACGGTTGCGATTCATTCGAAGAAAAAGCCAGAGGGTAACGCGAAGGAGTATAAGAAGAAACAACCGTCGGATTTTAGCATTAATAGTAAAAGAAGGAAAGTGTCTCACGAGGAAGATAAAAATGAGAGAGAAAGCGAACGCAGGAGTGGAAATAAAGTTCGTGAAGAAAAACGAAGTTCTCGGCACGACACTCCGAGTAAACATGAATCGCGAGCTTCGAGGACAACGGCGAAGAAtaaagaaacgaaacggaatgatgtgaaatataaagaaatagcCACGCAAACGGACAGCGCATTTTCGGACGATGATGTTGAAATGACTCCCATTGACGCGAAACTTTGCAACAAACGTACAAGTCGCAGGTTGCATTTTAATATCATGAAG GATAAAAACGTGGAACGAGAATTGAATTACGTAGCAGACACTGAAGACTCCAACGATGGATTGCCGAAAATTATACGTAAACGAATATCACGTTCCAGTACATCATCGTCGTCGACGGATCTTGGTTTTGACGAGCGTGCGTTAACAACCCCAGATGTGGATATCGTGATTGGACGATCGCGTACGAACTCATTGGATAATACGAATAATTTTCGAACGCGTTCTCGTCCTCCGCCTGGCTTTCCGGAATTACCTCAGAATCCACCGTTATTGCCTTACATCGGTAACAGTTCCAAACATTTTATAGTGCCACGACCAAACCCTGATTGTCCTAACTGTTCGATTGTGCCGCCAGCACCTTCGCCTATGAGACATCTCTATTATGACTATCCTGAATTTATGGACTTACCTGTCAATGTTAGTTCTTCGAAgatcttaaataatattttgaggAACAACTACTACCGGTGA